Proteins encoded together in one Triticum dicoccoides isolate Atlit2015 ecotype Zavitan chromosome 7B, WEW_v2.0, whole genome shotgun sequence window:
- the LOC119335751 gene encoding cell number regulator 13-like, producing the protein MASAWDSPSSSLWGALGQASTTAQLVGVDALGLVSMVVQAALVARRHRDACVRLAQHVELVGGLLGELELEDLLRREATRRPLEQLGSALRRCYALVTACQDCGYLRRLLLGARMADELRAAQHEIDMFIRLIPLIALVDNSTANSRRVKAHEGVLTVVIDSSNRHIRLPNKGATELCESGEQPFVALAYVEGLKVA; encoded by the exons ATGGCGAGCGCATGGGACAGCCCGTCGAGCAGCCTGTGGGGCGCCCTGGGGCAAGCCTCCACCACGGCGCAGCTGGTGGGCGTCGACGCGCTCGGGCTGGTCTCCATGGTCGTGCAGGCCGCCCTGGTGGCGCGCCGCCACCGGGATGCCTGCGTGCGGCTCGCGCAGCACGTGGAGCTCGTCGGCGGCCTGCTCGGGGAGCTGGAGCTCGAGGATCTTTTGCGGCGGGAGGCCACCAGGCGGCCGCTGGAGCAGCTCGGCAGCGCTCTGCGGCGGTGCTACGCGCTCGTGACCGCGTGCCAGGACTGCGGCTACCTCCGCCGCCTGCTCCTGGGAGCCCGGATGGCCGACGAGCTCCGCGCCGCACAGCACGAGATCGACATGTTCATCCGCCTCATCCCGCTCATCGCCCTCGTCGACAATTCTACTGCAAATAGTCGCCGTGTCAAG GCTCATGAGGGGGTGCTCACTGTAGTCATAGATAGTTCAAATCGTCACATCAG GCTTCCAAACAAAGGAGCTACTGAACTCTGTGAAAGCGGAGAACAACCATTTGTAG CCCTGGCATATGTGGAAGGACTAAAGGTTGCATGA